The Candidatus Eisenbacteria bacterium sequence CATTCATAGTAAGAGTACCTGCCCATTGGATTACCTCATTCAGATATTGTACATATTCATCAGCTCTCGACGGCACTGCACAGATCAAGCGATACGATAGAAATCAACTCCTTGTTGCTCAACTCCGTCAGGGCCGACTCGGTTCCCGCCGACAGGATCTCGTCGGAAAGATTTTGTTTGCCGGCGATCAGTTCGTCGATGCGTTCCTCCACCGTGCCCCGGCAGACAAACTTGTGAACGAGGACATTCTTCTTCTGGCCGATGCGGAAGGCGCGGTCTGTGGCCTGATTCTCGACCGCAGGATTCCACCACCGGTCGAAATGAATTACGTGCGAGGCGGCGGTCAGATTAAGCCCGGTGCCCCCGGCCTTGAGGGAGAGAACCATGAAAGGTATCCGATCATCGTTCTGGAAGCTTTGGACCAGTTTATGCCGCTTCTTGACGGGTGTGCCGCCGTGCAGCACGAGACCGACTTGCCCGAACACCTCACTTAGAAAGCCGGCCAGCGGCTCGGTCATCTCGCGGAACTGCGTGAAAACCAGCACCTTATCCTGGCGCGCGGCGATGGAGCCACAGATTTCGCGCAGTCGGGTGAACTTTCCGCTATCGGTTGCTTCATAGTTGCCGTCGCCCAACCAATGGGAAGGGTGGTTGCAGATCTGCTTGAAGCGCATCAGAAAAGCCAGAACGACACCGCGCCGCTCGATACCATCCAGATACTCGATGGCCTGCCTCATCTCATCAACAGACTGCTGGTATAAAGCAGCCTGGCGTTTACTGAGTAGGCAGTAGGCGTTGATCTCGGTCTTGTCGGGCAGATCTGTGATGATATTCTTGTCGCTCTTAAGCCTCCTAAGAATGTAAGGCTGCACCAGCTTCCGCAGCGGCGCATAACTTTGCTTGCCTGACGCCACGGACTTGCAGAAGCTGTTGAAAGCCTTAGCAGACCCCAGAAGACCAGGATTAAGGAAATCGAAGATCGACCACAGATCGCCAAGACGATTCTCCACGGGTGTGCCTGTTAAAGCCAAACGCCACCTTGATTTCAACGCCTTAACAGCTTTGGTCTGCTTGGCGCTTGGATTCTTTATAGCCTGGGCCTCGTCCAGGACCACGATCCGCCATGGATACTCTATCATCCATTCTGTCCGCATGGCGGTGCCATATGTAGTGATCACCGCATCGTGCGCCGCGACGCTCTCTCGAGAAAGTCGCTTCAAGTCCGCTGATGAGATATGTGACGGATGCGCAATGAGAGTCCTCAGTGCCGGGGCAAAACGTTCGATCTCCAGGCGCCAGTTGTCAATGAGTGACGCCGGAACCACCAGTAGATCGGTGCCCTTTCTTTTCTTTTGCTGATTGAGTGACAAAATCGCCAGCACCTGGATGGTCTTGCCGAGGCCCATGTCATCGGCCAGACATCCACCCAGTTCCAACCCGTGAAGTGTCCATAGCCACTGCACCCCGACCTTCTGGTAGGGACGAAGCTCGCCATTAAGACCGGCGTTTGCCTCGATCTCGGATTGCAGCTCAGGTGAGCGGAGGGCATCAAGTTTTGACGAGAGCCATTTCCCGGCGATGACCTCCGACCACTCCGGCCTTGCGTCTTCCGCATCGTCTATCCCGCCGCCACCAAGCTGGGCGCCGGCCAGTAAGCGCATGGCCTCCCCGAAGCTGACACCGTCGAGCCGAACCTGTTTCTGAACAGCGCGCCATTGATCGAGAATCTTTGAGAGCTTGTCACCATCCACCTCGACCCACCTGCCTTTGATCAGGATCAGGCCTTCCGTGGAGGCGAGCAGCTCTTCAACCTCCTTGCGTGACAGGGCGTCGCCTTCGATTGTCAGCTTGATGTTGAAGTCCAAAAGCGCGTCCATACCCAGCTTCGAGGGGGGATGCCCTCCAACCGATACGGAAATCCTAGGGCGCGGCCGGTTTTTTGCGCTCCACCAGTCTGGCATCCGCACGACCAACCCGGCCTGTTCGTACAGCGGAATCTCGCACAGGAAGCGGTGAGCCTCCTTCGGCGTCCAAGACAGCGGGTGGTAGATGTCACCTGAATCGACCAACTCATGGACGAAAGCGCTCTGCTCGGCCGCCCGAGACAGCGGAGAGAGCAACGCGAGAAGCTTCCGGCGATTCTTGGCCCCGGCATAATCCGTGAGAGCCCGGCCGAGTGGCTGATGCTGGGGCTTGGCCTGCTTGGAAACCTTATAAATATAGGTCGCAATGAAGGCGAAGGGGTATTCCGGATCGCGTTTGTTCTCGGCAAGATGAAAACAGACCCGTCCAACCACGTTCCAAAGCGAGTTTTGTTT is a genomic window containing:
- a CDS encoding DEAD/DEAH box helicase — protein: MSQISLDNNPDVGCTLICGLTPSGLIDVGPGLPDDGPLLATAVQQRILQAFNSSRGKGVLQLGAGELGTDLHPSLSYWRDIGQLFVAGICKALDPTDPESLVIPDPDTETLSAFVQAAPPMRGAELITLEMLEDLWADIGKALAAEALRFKDGIQGYLKKQNSLWNVVGRVCFHLAENKRDPEYPFAFIATYIYKVSKQAKPQHQPLGRALTDYAGAKNRRKLLALLSPLSRAAEQSAFVHELVDSGDIYHPLSWTPKEAHRFLCEIPLYEQAGLVVRMPDWWSAKNRPRPRISVSVGGHPPSKLGMDALLDFNIKLTIEGDALSRKEVEELLASTEGLILIKGRWVEVDGDKLSKILDQWRAVQKQVRLDGVSFGEAMRLLAGAQLGGGGIDDAEDARPEWSEVIAGKWLSSKLDALRSPELQSEIEANAGLNGELRPYQKVGVQWLWTLHGLELGGCLADDMGLGKTIQVLAILSLNQQKKRKGTDLLVVPASLIDNWRLEIERFAPALRTLIAHPSHISSADLKRLSRESVAAHDAVITTYGTAMRTEWMIEYPWRIVVLDEAQAIKNPSAKQTKAVKALKSRWRLALTGTPVENRLGDLWSIFDFLNPGLLGSAKAFNSFCKSVASGKQSYAPLRKLVQPYILRRLKSDKNIITDLPDKTEINAYCLLSKRQAALYQQSVDEMRQAIEYLDGIERRGVVLAFLMRFKQICNHPSHWLGDGNYEATDSGKFTRLREICGSIAARQDKVLVFTQFREMTEPLAGFLSEVFGQVGLVLHGGTPVKKRHKLVQSFQNDDRIPFMVLSLKAGGTGLNLTAASHVIHFDRWWNPAVENQATDRAFRIGQKKNVLVHKFVCRGTVEERIDELIAGKQNLSDEILSAGTESALTELSNKELISIVSLDLCSAVES